One window of Deltaproteobacteria bacterium CG11_big_fil_rev_8_21_14_0_20_49_13 genomic DNA carries:
- a CDS encoding arginine repressor has translation MRMRVSPTKKQSRQDLMLRLVKENKMTTQDDLKEALERYGFEVTQSSLSRDIKELGLVKQQGVYVVPPRGMHGSTPPITTMESAGPNMIVLKTLVGMAAPVGITLDSQKIQGVVGTVAGDDTVFLATSPSVSHEIIKKQVRKLFKGE, from the coding sequence ATGCGTATGAGAGTTTCCCCCACCAAAAAACAGTCAAGGCAGGACCTCATGCTTCGGCTCGTTAAAGAGAATAAGATGACGACGCAGGACGATCTGAAAGAAGCCCTTGAACGCTACGGCTTTGAGGTCACCCAGTCGTCCCTTTCTCGCGACATCAAGGAGCTTGGCCTTGTTAAACAGCAGGGGGTCTATGTTGTCCCTCCGCGCGGCATGCACGGAAGCACGCCTCCCATCACCACAATGGAATCGGCCGGCCCCAACATGATAGTCCTAAAGACGCTGGTCGGCATGGCGGCCCCCGTCGGCATAACACTCGACAGTCAAAAGATACAGGGAGTTGTCGGAACGGTTGCGGGGGATGACACGGTGTTCCTTGCAACGTCCCCGTCGGTCTCCCACGAAATCATAAAAAAACAGGTCAGAAAACTTTTTAAAGGAGAATGA